One Hydrogenispora ethanolica DNA segment encodes these proteins:
- a CDS encoding HepT-like ribonuclease domain-containing protein produces MNSKDGQVLQKIISEIEVIEMLVEGFDESSFSVDERTKRAVCMTLLNIGELVKHLTGEFKLANGNIPWRNIAGLRDITAHQYQALNMGDVWHTVRNDIPLLKRNIMKLTD; encoded by the coding sequence ATGAACAGTAAGGATGGGCAGGTTCTTCAGAAGATTATATCGGAAATAGAAGTAATTGAGATGCTGGTTGAAGGATTTGATGAATCTTCTTTTTCAGTCGACGAACGAACCAAACGTGCGGTTTGTATGACCTTGCTCAATATCGGGGAGCTCGTAAAACATCTTACCGGTGAATTTAAGTTAGCCAATGGTAACATTCCATGGAGAAACATTGCCGGATTACGAGACATCACGGCTCATCAATATCAAGCCTTAAATATGGGAGACGTGTGGCACACGGTTCGGAACGATATTCCTTTGTTGAAAAGAAACATTATGAAGTTGACTGATTAA
- a CDS encoding DUF6809 family protein: protein MKPILEELHAGKIYPDELILPKDPQYRPINQKISDAMKVWREKLSETDYQQLESLMNLHSQSDAMEATASFVHGFKLGALIMMEVLNGREEVVR, encoded by the coding sequence ATGAAACCAATCCTAGAAGAACTCCACGCCGGCAAGATATATCCCGACGAATTGATCCTCCCCAAGGACCCCCAATACCGCCCGATAAACCAAAAAATATCCGATGCAATGAAAGTCTGGCGCGAGAAGCTTTCGGAGACGGACTATCAACAACTGGAATCGCTCATGAATCTGCACTCCCAATCCGACGCCATGGAAGCCACGGCCTCGTTCGTGCATGGCTTCAAGCTGGGCGCATTGATCATGATGGAGGTATTGAACGGTAGGGAAGAGGTCGTGCGGTGA
- a CDS encoding nucleotidyltransferase family protein — protein MLDIIRIKEAATKMADYYPIKKVSLFGSYADGTAGEASDVDLLVEFLTPTVSLFTLTGMKNEMEDALKIKVDIVHGPLPKESLLRLNKVIDIYEQ, from the coding sequence TTGCTTGACATTATTCGAATTAAGGAAGCCGCGACCAAAATGGCGGATTATTATCCAATCAAGAAAGTATCGTTGTTCGGCTCGTATGCCGATGGGACAGCGGGCGAAGCCAGCGATGTTGATCTGCTGGTGGAGTTCTTGACGCCCACCGTATCGTTATTTACGCTTACCGGGATGAAGAATGAAATGGAAGATGCGTTGAAAATAAAAGTGGATATCGTGCACGGGCCGTTACCAAAGGAGTCTCTGCTAAGATTAAATAAGGTGATTGATATCTATGAACAGTAA